From the Ilumatobacteraceae bacterium genome, the window ACACCGCGATCGGCGTCGAGCCGGCGACTCAGGCCTGGTAGAGCTCGAGGCCGGCGCGGATCGAGTCGGCCTCGCCGACCCCCGGCTCACCGGCGACCGCTCGAATCCACGACGGCCGGAATCGGGCGACGACGGTGATCGGCTGGTCGAGATCGGACCCCTGCACCGCCAGACGGCTGAACGCCGTCGCGTAGTCGGGCGGTCGCAGGTCGCGACCCAGCTCGGCGAGGGCGTACGGGTCGGGCGGCGCATCGACCGGATCGAGGGAGAACACCGGCTGCGACGTCGGTGAGCTCGGGCCACCCGACAGACCGGGTCCGTCGGCGAGCACGACCCCGCGCACGAGCGCCGGTCGGGCGCCGGCGATCAGCAGGGCGATGTAGGCGCCGAGCCCGCGCCCGACGATCGTCGCATCCCCGAGGTGTTGGATCGCTGCGTCGGCGTCGGCCATGAGGATCTCGGCCGTGTACCCGCCGCCGACCGGCATCGTCGACGCCCCGTGGCCCGTGAAATCGAGCGCCGTGATCGGACCGTTCCACCCGGCGACGGCGTCGGGCACCTCGCTCGGCGACCGCTCGCCGAGCCCGTGGAGGAGGAGCAGCGGGTGACCGGCGTCGGCCTCGCGCAACGTGTGGAGCGCAAGTCGGACTCGGTTGTGGATCAGGGTCTCGATGCTCATGACGCCCTCCGAACCGGCCCGAGGAAGTCGAGGGTGAGATCGGCCACCATGGCGGGTCGTTCGATGTGGGCGAAGTGCCCGACGCCGTCGAGCACGTCGAGTCGTCCGCCCTCGGGGACGTAGGGGAGGACGTCGTCGGGCGTCGTGCCCCAACCCATCTCCTCCTCCAATTCGACGAGCATGCCGTAGAACGGGACACCGAGACCGGCGAGCCGGTACAGCGACCACTCAGGGCGCCACGGGCCGAATCCGCCGAACCGGATGGCCGGGTCGAGTTTCCAGCGCCACCCTTCGTCGTCTTGGGTGGCTCCGACGGTCACGAGGTAGCGGAGCCAGTCGATCGAGTGGCGCGAGTTCATCCGCCCTCGGCGAGCGGCCAGTTCGTCGATCGTGCCGGGCTTGCGCTGCGCTCCGGCGGTCCGTCCCCGATGGTCGAGCCAGCCGGTGACCTCGCCGGTGAGCATCTTCGTGCGTTCGTGCTCGGCGATGTCGGGGATCCGCCGCTTGGACGGGATCCCGTCGATGTTGACGAGCGCGGAGAAGCGGAACGGTTGCGCATCGACGAGTTGGACGAGCAGTGCGCCACCCTTGCTGTGACCGACCGTCGGCACGGCGGCGCGGCCGGCGACGTGGTCGAACACGAACGCGGCGTCACGGAGGTCGGCGTCCCACGAGTACAGGTGGGCGTGGTCGCTGTCGCCGTGGCCGCGATGATCCCAACTGACGACTCGCCATCCGGCGTCGGCGAGGAGCGGCGCGAACACGTCGAACGTTCGTGCGAAGTCGAACCCGCCGTGGGCGAGCATCAGTGGTGGCGAGTCGGCGTCACCCCACTCGTGCAGCGCGATGCCGACACCACCGGCGTCGATCCGGTACTCCCGATCGGGAACGCGGACACCGGGAACGTCGATGATCGGGTCGGAGGGCACGAGGTGAGGCTAGGCAGCGCGTCTACGCTGTGGCGCATCCAGCGCATCCTTCCTCGTCCGTTCCGGCCCGACCGGCTTACCCTGCTCCCCGCGCTCGCCCTGGTGCTCGTCGCCGCGGCGGCATGCGGCGGTGAGAGCACCGAGGGGCTCGGCACGCTGCCCCCGATCCGCACGACGACCACCAGCAGCACGACGACCACGCTGTTCGACCCGACGATCGAGCTCTACACGGTCAAACGGGGCGAGAACCTGTCGCTGATCGCCCGCAGTTTCGAGGTACCGCTCGAGTTCCTGATCGAGGCGAACGAGGATGTGATCAACGATCCGAACAACGTCCCACCAGGGGTGACGCTGAAGATTCCGCCTTATCGCATCGTCGACGAGCTCCCGACACCCTCATCGACCACCGAGGCCCCCTGACGACGGTTGACAGGGTTCCGGCGCGGGTCTTCGTAGACTCGACAGCATGAGTTTCTGGCCCAACCAGGATCACTGGAGCGTGAAGATTCCGTTGCGGACGCCACATCCGCGACTGGCCGCACTCGACGAGACCGGCGTGGTCGTCCTTCGCGACATGCCGGTCGATGTGCCACGCAGCGAATGGGAGACGCTCGAGTACCTCGACTGGAAGTCCGGTGGCGACACCAACTTCGCCCCGATCGCCTCCGCCGACGGGCAACTCGACTGTCGGGGTTTCTGGGACAAGGGCAAGACCGACAAGGACGCCCTCTGGACCTCCAACGCCGAGATCGCACCCACCCTGCGGTCGTACGTCGACGACGTCGGCGCCAACTTCGGCCGCGTCCGCACGATCAAGCTCGAACCGCAAGACCGCGAGACGGCGATCCGGTCGATCCATCGCGACGACAACAACCGCTTCAACCCCGACGACGAGGGCTGGGTGGTCCGCTCGTGGGTCGAGCTCACCGACAACCCGAACAGTTACATGCTCCTGATGGACAACGACGCCGACGGACTGCCCGACCCTTCGACCGAACGCCGGGTGCCGTTGCACCGCGGCGCACGGTTCGTGGTCGACACGCAACGCCTCTGGCACGTGGTGGTCCACCTCGGTGACGCGCCACGGTACGCACTGATCACCAGCTTCGAATCCGGCCCGGCCCTCGAAGCCTGGATCGAGTCAGAGCGTGTCGCCGTCCCGGCCTGACGGCGCTCGCCGTCACGGCCGGCCGGCCGAGCGGCAGATGCGTCTGCCCGGTCCGATCGACGACCGGCCCGGCCGCTCCCGCCTGCCGTCGGGCATCATCATCGGCATCGGGGCGATCGTCGTCGTCGGTGCCGTGGTGTGGCTGACGCGTGGCTCCGACGCCGGCAGCCCTGCCGGGCAGGCGATCGACGGTTCACCGACGGTGTCGGACCCGTCGGCAGACGCGACCGGCCCGCGAACGGACGGGTCGTTCCTCGCACCGTTGTCATCGCCGGTGCGTCTCGTCGACACCCGGTCCGGACAGACGACCGTCGACGGCCAAATCGCCGGCATCGGCGTGATCGCCGCCGGCAGCACACTCGAAGTGCCGATCAGCGGCCGCTCGGGCGCCGGAACCGAGACCGGCCTGGTGGCGGTGACCATCACGGCCACCGCCGGGCCCGATCCGAGCGAGATCGTGGTCCAACCCTGTGGCGGCGAGATCGATGCGTCGCCGAGCGTTCGGGTCCGACCGTCGCGAACCACCATCCGCAATCTCCTGGTTCCGCTGAGCACCGGCGGGACGATCTGTGTCGTGCCGTCGACGCCGGTCGACGTGGTCCTCGACGTCACCGCGTTCGCGGATCAGGCTGCGGTCCGACCGTTCGCCAACCCGGTCCGAGTCGTCGACACGACCGCTGCCGGGGTCACCGCCGACGGCAAGTTGGCCGCCGTGGGGGTCCGGCCCGAATCGTCGACGCTCCGCGTCCCGCTCGCCTCCCGGTTCAACGGTCTCGGCGACATCGGCGGCCTGGTGGTCAGCCTCTCGGCGGTCGAGCCACTCGAAGCGGGCACGGTGACCGTGTTCGCTCCCGAATCGACGCCGGGCACGCCGGCGATCGAGTACGAGGAGGGGACCACCGAGCACACGATGGCGGTCGTCCCGGTCGGCGCCGGCGGCGAGCTCTGCCTGTCGACGACCGGACGCACCGACCTGGTGCTCCACCTGCTCGCCCTGATTCCGTCGTCGGCGCTCGCCCCGGTCGAGGCCGCAGCGGACGCGTCGTGTCCCGGGCAGACCTTCTTCCCCGACCGTCGTGTCGTCGCGATGTACGGGACCCAGCGATCGGCCCGGCTCGGGGTGCTCGGCGAACAGACGCCGAGCGAGACCGCCGCCCGGCTCGAGGAGATCGCCGAACCGTGGCGGGCCGGCGACGAACCCGTGCTGCCTGCCTTCGAACTGATCGCGACCCTCGCCACCGGCACCCCCGAAGACCGTGACGTCTACAACATCCGGTCGTCGCCCGAGTTCGTGCAGGAGTACCTCGACGTCGCCCGCCGCCACGGGTACTACCTGATCCTCGACATCCAGCCCGGCCAGTCCGACTTCCTCACCGAAGCGAAGTACTACGAAGCATTCCTCCGGCAACCCGATGTCGGCATCGCGCTCGACCCCGAATGGCGCACGCCGGCTCCGGCCCGGCCGAAGGGAGGTGTCGTCGGCCAGGTCGACGCCTCCGAGGTCAACCAGGTCATCGACTACGTGGCGCAGCTCGTCGCCGAGGAAGACCTGCCGGAGAAGCTCGTGATCGTGCACCAGTTCCAAGATCGCATGATCACCAACCGCGACCAGCTCGTCGAACGACCAGGTGTGGCGTTGACGATCCACATGGACGGGTTCGGCGATCGCCCCAACAAACTCGATTCGTACGACGTCGTCCGGGCCGATCCGCCGCTCGACATGGGCCTCAAGCTGTTCTACGACGAGGACACCGACCTCCTGGGTGCCGCCGAGGTGCTCGGCGGCCTGTTCGATCCGCTGCCCCTCCTGATCACGTACCAGTAGACGCCGGTGCCACACCGCGGTGCGTCGCGGTGAGGTCGACGATGTCGTTCATGATCGTCGCGAGTTCGAAGTCCTTGGGGGTGTAGACACGGGCGACGCCGGCGTCGGTCAGACGAGCCCGGTCGTCCTCGGGGATGATGCCGCCGACCACCACGGGGGCGTCGACGCCGTCGGCGCGCAGTCGGGCGACGAGGTCGGGGACCAGTTCGAGATGCGATCCGCTGAGGATCGAGACGCCGATGACGTCGGGATCTTCGTCGCGGGCCGACGCAACGATCTGATCGATCGTGAGCCGGATCCCCGAGTAGATGACCTCCATGCCGGCGTCGCGGGCGCCGACCGCGATCTGCTCGGCACCGTTGGAGTGTCCGTCGAGCCCGGGCTTGGCGACGAGCAGCCTTGTCGGGCCGCCCGGCAGCGCACGCGACCGTTCGGCGACGGCGGCCAGCGGTCCACCCGCGCCGCCGGTCGCTCCGCCGACCCCGGTGGGGCCCCGGTACTCACCGAACACGTCACGCATCACGAGGCCCCACTCGCCGGTGGTGCCGCCGGCCTTGGCGAGCGCGATCGTCGCCGGCATCACGTTCTCGTCGGTGCCGGCCACGCGCCGGAGTTCGTCGACGGCGGCATCGACGGCGGCCTGGGTGCGCTCGCTGCGCCACGCCTGGACGTCAGCTGCCATCTCGGCGCCGACCGCCGGGTCGACCGTGAGGATCGCACCGGAGCCGCCCAGCGGCGAATCGGTGGTCTCGGTGAAGCCGTTCACACCCACCACGATCTGTTCGCCCGACTCGATGCGTCGAGTGCGCTCGGCCATCGAGGTCACGAGCCGAGCCTTCAACGTCTCGATCGCCTCGAACGCACCGCCCATCGCGAGCACGTCGTCGAGTTCGGCCTGGGCCTGCTCGCTCAACTCGGATGTCTTCGCCTCGACCACATGGGACCCGTCGAAGAGGTCGTCGTATTCCAACAGGTCCGATTCGTAGGCGAGCACCTGCTGCATCCGCAGCGACCACTGCTGGTCCCAGGGGGTGGGGAGGCCGAGCGCCTCGTTCCACGCCGGGAGCTGGATCGAGCGGGCGCGTGCGCGCTTCGAGAGCGAGACGCCGAGCATCTCGAGCACGATGCGCTGCACGTTGTTCTCGGGTTGCGCCTCGGTGAGCCCCAGCGAGTTGACCTGCACGCCGTAGCGGAACCGGCGCGCCTTCGCGTCGGTCACCCCGTACCGCTCGAGCCCGATCAGATCCCACATCTCGGTCATCGCACGGAGTTTGCAGATCTCCTCGACGAACCGGATGCCGGCGTTGACGAAGAACGAGATCGACCCGAACACCTGGCCGAACCGGTCGTCGTCGACCTGGCCGGAGTCACGGACCGCGTCGAGCACGTCGATCGCGGTGGCCATCGCGTACGCGATCTCCTGGACCGGCGTCGCCCCCGCCTCCTGGAGGTGGTACGAGCACACGTTCATCGGGTTCCACGCCGGCGCGTGCTCGGCACACCAGGCGACCATGTCGACGATCAGCCGCCGCGACGCCGCCGGCGGGAAGATGTACGTACCTCGCGACAGGTACTCCTTGACGATGTCGTTCTGGGTCGTGCCCCGCAGCTCGTTCGACGCGACACCCTGCTCGTCGGCGTTGGCGACGTACAGGGCCAGCAGCCACGACGCGGTGGCGTTGATCGTCATCGACGTGTTCATCTGGCCGGGCGGGATGCCGTCGAGCAGCGTCCGCATGTGACCCAGGTGGGCGACCGGCACGCCGACCTTGCCGACTTCGCCGCGCGCCATCTCGCTGTCGGGGTCGTAACCGGTCTGCGTCGGCAGGTCGAACGCGATCGACAACCCCGTCTGCCCCTTGGCCAGGTTGGTGCGGTAGAGCGCATTCGATGCGGCGGCCGTCGAGTGCCCCGAGTAGGTCCGCATCATCCACGGGCGGTCACGTTCTGTCGTCACGGGTAGCTCCTCTGGAATTCTGTCTCAAGGTCTGGCGTCGGCGCGTCGATAACACGTTGTCCGACCGACAACGCCGGGCCACAACGATGTGGCGGGAACCTCCGACCGGCATCTGGGACAAACGGTCGGTCAGATCTCGATGCCGGTGGGTGGCGGCCCACCGGCATCGGGTACCACTCCGTGCTGATGGCCTCGACTGGCCGCCGTTCGCTGGCGCTCACTTCGGCTGCTCTCGGCTGTGGCTCGTCGCTGGCGCTTCCCTCGCCCCGTGGGCTGATGGCCTCGACTGGCCGCCGTTCGCTGGCGCTCACTTCGGCTGCTCTCGGCTGTGGCTCGTCGCTGGCGCTTCCCTCGCCACGTGGGCTGATGGCCTCGACTGGCCGCCGTTCGCTGGCGCTCACTTCGGCTGCTCTCGGCTGTGGCTCGTCGCTGGCGCTTCCCTCGCCACGTGGGCTGATGGCCTCGACTGGCCGCCGTTCGCCGGTCATGTCACGGCCTCGTGCAACCGCTCGAGATAGTCGTCGCGAGGGATCTCGATGATGCCGAGCGACGCCAGGTGCGGTGTCTGCCACTGCACGTCGAGCAACGTGACGCCCACCTCGCGCAACCAGCCGACCAGGTGGACCAACGCGACCTTCGACGCGTCGGTCGCGGTGTGGAACATCGACTCGCCGGCGAACAGCCCGCCGATGTGCACGCCGTACAGACCACCGACGAGTTCGTCCGAGCCCGGCCGATAGATCTCGATCGAGTGCGCCCAGCCGAGGTCGTGCAGTCGCTCGTACGCATCGACGAAGTCGCGGTTGATCCATGCACCGGCGCGTCGCGGGTCTCCGCACGCCTCCATCACGGCCCGGAACCGGGTGTTCATCCGCACGTCGTAGCGTCGAACGCTCCGGCGGAGCGACCGGGTGACGCGCAGACCGTCGAGCGGCAGGACACCACGCGGGTCGGGTGAGAACCAGGCGATCCGTCGACGGTCGAACGGCATCGGGAACATCCCGTTGCGGTAGCCGGCGAGCAGGGTGCCGGGTTCCAGGTCGGCACCGATCGCGACGATGTCGCTGTCGTCGACGGGTCCGTCGGACGGCATCGTCCACCGGGTGGGTGGCGGCTCGATCGGGGTGATCGTCCGCTGCCCCGACAAGCCCGTCGACCCGAACGGCCGCTCTCGTCCTTCGCTCACCTCACCATCCTCGCGCTCGCTGCCCCTGCGCACCCCGGTGAGGGTGCTCATCAGTAGGAGTAGAACCCGTGGCCGCTCTTGCGGCCGAGTTGCCCGGCCGCGACCTTTCGACGCAACGTCGGCATGGCGGCGTAGTTCGGATCACGGAACTCTGCGTACAGCGCGTCGAGGATCGAGAGCGAGGTGTCGAGGCCGACGAGGTCGAGCAGTGCGAACGGTCCCATCGGGAAACCGCACCCGCCCTGCATCGCCGTGTCGATCGACTCCATCGACGCCGTGCCGTTCTCACTCAACCGGATCGCGTTGTTGAGATAGGGGAACAGCAGGGCGTTGACGATGAAGCCGGCGCGGTCCTCGACGAGGACGGCGTCCTTTCCGCATCGCTCCGCGAATGCCGTGGCGCGAGCGATCGTGTCGTCGCTCGCCGTGACCGGGCGGACGATCTCGACCAACTTCATCATTGGCGCAGGGTTGAAGAAGTGGATGCCGCACACGAGCGCGGGACGCTGTGTGGCCATCGCCAGTTCGACGACCGGCAGCGTGGAGGTGTTGGTGGCGAGCAGACCTTCCGGCTTGACGATCTGCTCGAGTTCGGCGAACAGGGCCTTCTTGATCGTGAGGTCTTCGACGACGCTCTCGATGACGAGATCGCAGTTGGCGAGCTGACCCAGATGGTCGGTCACCCGGATGTGGCCGAGGATCTCGTCGCGCTCGTCGGCGGTCAGACGTTCTTTGGCGACCTGCCGATCGAGCCCGCTGCCGATCGTGGCGAGGACGGCCTCGGCCCCCTCCATCGTCCGAGATCGGACCACGACGTCGTGACCGGCCCGAGCGGCGACCTCGGCCAGCCCGGCCCCCATGATGCCGGAACCGACGATGCCCACCTCGAAGATGTCTGCCATGACGGCAGGATAGTTACCGCTGGGTAACCCGCGTCAACTCGGAGCGTCGGGCGTGAGGGGGCGGCGTCAGAATCCTCCGCCGGGCTTGACCGTCATCAGGTAGATCAGCGCCAGCACCATGACGCCGAGCACCGGGCCGATGCGCTCGATCTTGGCCATCGCCGATCGGTCGCCACCGGCCAACTGCCGTTCGGCCGGGAACATCGCGCCGTGGAGGACGCCGTTGAGGGCGATCCAGACGAGGATGCTGAGCCACACCCAGGTGTCGCCCCACTCGATCAACCCGTCGCTCATCGAGACGAGCCCGAATCCGATGACGCCGGCGACGACCACCGCGATGGCGTAGATCTGCGCTGACGCGGCGATGCGCTGCGAGAGGGCCACGAGGTCACCGTCGTCCCGCCGCTTCTCGAGTTCGAACAGGATCGGGTGCACGACCGCCGGTGCCATGGCGACCAGGACGGCGACGATGTGGAGGAAGAGGACGAGGTTGTACCCGGTGTCCCGGTACGCAGCGATCAACATGGTCCGAGACGATAGTCCGGATCCCGGAGGTGCCGATCAGCCCCAGGCGAACACCGGTTGCTCGAAGTGATCGACGCGTTCGCCGACCCGTCCGAACAGGCCGACCTCGCGGAACTGGTAGAGCACCGCGCCGGTCGGGGCGTGGATCAGATCGCCACCGAGCGGCACCTGGACGACCGGCCGGTCGCTCTCGGGGATCGAGACGAAGCGGGTCTCGCCGTCGCGCAGCGCATGGAGACCGATCCGATACACCGCGACGACCTCGTCGGGCGACGGGCGCAGATCGCCGTTGCCGCCGGCCCAGAGCACGATCGGCGTGATCACGTAACCCGACCGAGTCGGGTAGTCGTCGAGCCACCCGACGACGGCCTCGTCGCCGAGGCGGAGACCGACCTCTTCGTCGAGCTCGCGGAGCGCCGCGTCGACCGGGGTCTCGCCGGGGTCGAGTCGGCCGCCGGGTAGGGCCCACTGGCCGGCGTGGCTGTTCAGCCGTGACGCGCGTCGGCAGAGCAGGAACGCCGCCCCGCCGGCGACGCCGATCATACGGCCGTCGAGGCCGCCGATGTCGCCGGGCACACGCTCCATGGTCCAGTCGTCGGGCATCTGGGCGTCGAGCCGGTCCTCGCCGACTTCGCTGTCGGTGAGGACGATCGCGACGGCGGCGTGCTTGCGCCCGTCGAGATCGGCCGTCCGACGATCGTGACGCCCGAGGTGATCGGTGAGTCGATCGCGGAGGTCGGCGGAATAGTCGATGGTGTCGGGGACGTTCACGGTGCGACCACTGTCGCATCGCGGTGGCCGCCAGTGCGAACCCGACGAACACCGATCACCCGGCACCGCCGGTACAACGACGACTGGGGCTTCGAGACCAACCTGCTTCGTCTGCGAACCGACGAACGAGCGTCGGCTGCAGATCGAGTTCTTCCACGACGACCGTCATGCGGTGACCGGTCGGTCGCGGGCGTCGGTTCACGCCGCGGGCGGGTACCAGCGCTGTCGTGCCCAGAGTGCGACGTAGACGAGGCCGACGAGAACCGGCACCTCGATGAGGGGGCCGACGACGCCGGCGAGCGCCTGGCCGGACGAGACACCGAACACACCGATCGCCACGGCGATCGCGAGCTCGAAGTTGTTCCCCGCCGCGGTGAACGCGATCGAGGTGTTTCGCTCGTACGTGAGCCCGAGTGCCACACCGACGGCGAAGGCCCCACCCCACATGACGGCGAAGTAGATCACCAACGGGATCGCGATGCGGACGACATCCCACGGTGCCCCGGTGATCGCGTCTCCCTGGAGGGCGAAC encodes:
- a CDS encoding alpha/beta hydrolase, whose translation is MSIETLIHNRVRLALHTLREADAGHPLLLLHGLGERSPSEVPDAVAGWNGPITALDFTGHGASTMPVGGGYTAEILMADADAAIQHLGDATIVGRGLGAYIALLIAGARPALVRGVVLADGPGLSGGPSSPTSQPVFSLDPVDAPPDPYALAELGRDLRPPDYATAFSRLAVQGSDLDQPITVVARFRPSWIRAVAGEPGVGEADSIRAGLELYQA
- a CDS encoding alpha/beta hydrolase, producing MPSDPIIDVPGVRVPDREYRIDAGGVGIALHEWGDADSPPLMLAHGGFDFARTFDVFAPLLADAGWRVVSWDHRGHGDSDHAHLYSWDADLRDAAFVFDHVAGRAAVPTVGHSKGGALLVQLVDAQPFRFSALVNIDGIPSKRRIPDIAEHERTKMLTGEVTGWLDHRGRTAGAQRKPGTIDELAARRGRMNSRHSIDWLRYLVTVGATQDDEGWRWKLDPAIRFGGFGPWRPEWSLYRLAGLGVPFYGMLVELEEEMGWGTTPDDVLPYVPEGGRLDVLDGVGHFAHIERPAMVADLTLDFLGPVRRAS
- a CDS encoding LysM peptidoglycan-binding domain-containing protein, encoding MRLGSASTLWRIQRILPRPFRPDRLTLLPALALVLVAAAACGGESTEGLGTLPPIRTTTTSSTTTTLFDPTIELYTVKRGENLSLIARSFEVPLEFLIEANEDVINDPNNVPPGVTLKIPPYRIVDELPTPSSTTEAP
- a CDS encoding protein meaA, yielding MTTERDRPWMMRTYSGHSTAAASNALYRTNLAKGQTGLSIAFDLPTQTGYDPDSEMARGEVGKVGVPVAHLGHMRTLLDGIPPGQMNTSMTINATASWLLALYVANADEQGVASNELRGTTQNDIVKEYLSRGTYIFPPAASRRLIVDMVAWCAEHAPAWNPMNVCSYHLQEAGATPVQEIAYAMATAIDVLDAVRDSGQVDDDRFGQVFGSISFFVNAGIRFVEEICKLRAMTEMWDLIGLERYGVTDAKARRFRYGVQVNSLGLTEAQPENNVQRIVLEMLGVSLSKRARARSIQLPAWNEALGLPTPWDQQWSLRMQQVLAYESDLLEYDDLFDGSHVVEAKTSELSEQAQAELDDVLAMGGAFEAIETLKARLVTSMAERTRRIESGEQIVVGVNGFTETTDSPLGGSGAILTVDPAVGAEMAADVQAWRSERTQAAVDAAVDELRRVAGTDENVMPATIALAKAGGTTGEWGLVMRDVFGEYRGPTGVGGATGGAGGPLAAVAERSRALPGGPTRLLVAKPGLDGHSNGAEQIAVGARDAGMEVIYSGIRLTIDQIVASARDEDPDVIGVSILSGSHLELVPDLVARLRADGVDAPVVVGGIIPEDDRARLTDAGVARVYTPKDFELATIMNDIVDLTATHRGVAPASTGT
- the aat gene encoding leucyl/phenylalanyl-tRNA--protein transferase translates to MSTLTGVRRGSEREDGEVSEGRERPFGSTGLSGQRTITPIEPPPTRWTMPSDGPVDDSDIVAIGADLEPGTLLAGYRNGMFPMPFDRRRIAWFSPDPRGVLPLDGLRVTRSLRRSVRRYDVRMNTRFRAVMEACGDPRRAGAWINRDFVDAYERLHDLGWAHSIEIYRPGSDELVGGLYGVHIGGLFAGESMFHTATDASKVALVHLVGWLREVGVTLLDVQWQTPHLASLGIIEIPRDDYLERLHEAVT
- a CDS encoding 3-hydroxybutyryl-CoA dehydrogenase; protein product: MADIFEVGIVGSGIMGAGLAEVAARAGHDVVVRSRTMEGAEAVLATIGSGLDRQVAKERLTADERDEILGHIRVTDHLGQLANCDLVIESVVEDLTIKKALFAELEQIVKPEGLLATNTSTLPVVELAMATQRPALVCGIHFFNPAPMMKLVEIVRPVTASDDTIARATAFAERCGKDAVLVEDRAGFIVNALLFPYLNNAIRLSENGTASMESIDTAMQGGCGFPMGPFALLDLVGLDTSLSILDALYAEFRDPNYAAMPTLRRKVAAGQLGRKSGHGFYSY
- a CDS encoding CoA pyrophosphatase → MNVPDTIDYSADLRDRLTDHLGRHDRRTADLDGRKHAAVAIVLTDSEVGEDRLDAQMPDDWTMERVPGDIGGLDGRMIGVAGGAAFLLCRRASRLNSHAGQWALPGGRLDPGETPVDAALRELDEEVGLRLGDEAVVGWLDDYPTRSGYVITPIVLWAGGNGDLRPSPDEVVAVYRIGLHALRDGETRFVSIPESDRPVVQVPLGGDLIHAPTGAVLYQFREVGLFGRVGERVDHFEQPVFAWG